The following coding sequences lie in one Candidatus Phytoplasma solani genomic window:
- a CDS encoding HU family DNA-binding protein — protein MTKKELIKKIALANKTSITQTEEFYNSFENAIIKAITNNAEVVLSSKIGKFILKSRKAHIGRNPQTGKKIKIPAKTVVTFKLSKPIKDAVKKLELN, from the coding sequence ATGACAAAAAAAGAATTAATTAAAAAAATAGCTTTAGCCAACAAAACCTCAATAACCCAAACCGAAGAATTTTACAACTCATTCGAGAATGCAATAATTAAAGCAATCACAAACAACGCGGAAGTTGTTTTATCCTCTAAAATCGGTAAATTCATCTTAAAATCAAGAAAAGCCCATATAGGACGAAACCCTCAAACAGGCAAAAAAATAAAAATACCAGCCAAAACAGTAGTAACTTTCAAACTTTCTAAACCCATCAAAGATGCAGTTAAAAAACTAGAATTAAATTAA
- a CDS encoding DUF2963 domain-containing protein yields MKLKNPSLPIFVIAIYSVLSAFFLFKIINYFELSAKAIFHITIFAILLQNILFFILISINPNQRTTKTTKKQYINKYGRKKIHYQHDGKKIDFIYEYDQDTSELVKTTKFHPDGVRIDWIAERDPQTGNRIKDTYFKPDGVGIELILEYDPKTGNKIKTTTYHPDGVRIHSIIEYDPQTGIKIKDFSFQKDGKTIWDIYEFDPKTGKFLKTHTQSSKLVKTEQKNINNQIKGE; encoded by the coding sequence ATGAAATTAAAAAACCCTTCATTACCTATTTTTGTAATCGCCATATACTCCGTATTAAGTGCATTTTTTCTTTTCAAAATAATTAATTATTTTGAATTAAGTGCAAAAGCTATATTCCACATTACAATATTTGCAATTTTGTTACAAAATATTTTATTTTTTATATTAATTTCAATAAACCCAAATCAAAGGACAACGAAAACCACCAAAAAACAATATATCAATAAATATGGACGTAAAAAAATTCATTATCAACATGATGGAAAAAAGATTGATTTTATATATGAATATGATCAAGACACTAGTGAACTAGTTAAAACAACTAAATTCCACCCCGACGGCGTAAGAATTGATTGGATTGCAGAACGCGACCCTCAAACTGGTAATCGAATCAAAGACACTTATTTTAAACCCGACGGCGTAGGAATTGAGTTGATCCTAGAATACGACCCTAAAACTGGTAATAAAATCAAAACAACTACATACCACCCCGACGGCGTAAGAATTCATTCTATAATTGAATACGACCCTCAAACTGGCATTAAAATCAAAGACTTCTCATTCCAAAAAGATGGCAAAACAATTTGGGACATCTACGAATTCGACCCCAAAACAGGAAAATTCCTAAAAACCCACACCCAATCAAGCAAACTTGTCAAAACCGAACAAAAAAATATAAATAACCAAATAAAAGGAGAATAA
- a CDS encoding DUF2963 domain-containing protein translates to MQKAKEYQTINYRSDGTTIYYISEFDPSTGKKIKKIFYRSDGKTIDCINESDPNTGKIVKKTHFNPDGTTVDYISEFDPSTGELVKQTFYHPDGTISDIINF, encoded by the coding sequence ATGCAAAAAGCAAAAGAATATCAAACAATTAATTACCGATCCGACGGAACAACTATTTATTATATAAGTGAATTTGACCCATCCACTGGCAAAAAAATTAAAAAAATATTTTACCGATCCGACGGAAAAACTATTGATTGTATAAATGAATCTGACCCAAACACTGGCAAAATAGTTAAAAAAACACATTTCAACCCCGATGGAACAACTGTTGATTATATAAGTGAATTTGATCCATCCACTGGCGAACTAGTTAAACAAACTTTTTACCACCCCGACGGAACAATTAGTGATATCATTAACTTTTAA